In Arvicanthis niloticus isolate mArvNil1 chromosome 10, mArvNil1.pat.X, whole genome shotgun sequence, a single genomic region encodes these proteins:
- the Lhx4 gene encoding LIM/homeobox protein Lhx4, with amino-acid sequence MMQSAAVPAEGAVKGLPEMLGVPMQQIPQCAGCNQHILDKFILKVLDRHWHSSCLKCADCQMQLADRCFSRAGSVYCKEDFFKRFGTKCTACQQGIPPTQVVRKAQDFVYHLHCFACIICNRQLATGDEFYLMEDGRLVCKEDYETAKQNDDSEAGAKRPRTTITAKQLETLKNAYKNSPKPARHVREQLSSETGLDMRVVQVWFQNRRAKEKRLKKDAGRHRWGQFYKSVKRSRGGSKQEKESSAEDCGVSDSELSFREDQILSELGHTNRIYGNVGDISGGQLMNGNFSMDGTGQSYQDLRDGSPYGIPQSPSSISSLPSHAPLLNGLDYTVDSNLGIIAHAGQGVSQTLRAMAGGPTSDLSTGSSVGYPDFPTSPASWLDEMDHPPF; translated from the exons aGATTCCCCAGTGTGCTGGTTGCAACCAGCACATCCTGGATAAGTTCATCCTGAAGGTCCTGGACAGACACTGGCACAGCTCCTGCCTCAAGTGCGCAGACTGTCAGATGCAGCTGGCTGACAGATGCTTCTCCAGGGCCGGGAGCGTCTACTGCAAAGAAGATTTCTTCAA GCGCTTTGGCACAAAATGCACAGCCTGCCAGCAGGGCATCCCCCCGACCCAGGTGGTCCGCAAGGCTCAGGACTTTGTCTACCATCTGCACTGCTTTGCCTGTATCATCTGCAACCGGCAACTGGCCACAGGGGATGAGTTCTACCTTATGGAGGATGGCCGGCTAGTGTGCAAGGAAGACTACGAGACAGCCAAGCAAAACG ATGATTCGGAGGCTGGAGCCAAGCGGCCACGGACGACCATCACAGCAAAGCAACTGGAGACACTAAAGAATGCTTACAAGAACTCTCCAAAGCCTGCCCGGCACGTGAGAGAACAGCTCTCCTCCGAGACAGGCCTGGACATGAGAGTGGTACAG GTTTGGTTTCAGAACAGAAGGGCCAAGGAGAAAAGGCTGAAGAAGGATGCAGGGCGGCACCGCTGGGGCCAGTTCTACAAGAGTGTCAAGAGGAGCCGGGGAGGCAGCAAGCAGGAGAAGGAAAGCTCGGCAGAGGACTGTGGGGTTAGTGACAGTGAGctgagcttcagag AAGATCAAATACTCTCAGAGCTTGGCCACACCAATAGGATTTATGGCAACGTGGGGGACATTTCAGGCGGACAGTTAATGAATGGGAACTTCTCCATGGATGGGACAGGACAATCCTATCAGGACTTGAGGGATGGGAGCCCCTATGGAATCCCCCAGTCTCCATCCTCCATATCGTCCTTGCCGTCCCATGCCCCTTTGCTCAATGGGCTGGATTACACAGTGGACAGTAATCTGGGCATCATTGCGCATGCAGGGCAGGGAGTAAGCCAGACACTGAGAGCCATGGCTGGGGGACCCACCTCTGACCTCTCAACAGGAAGCAGTGTAGGCTACCCTGATTTTCCAACTAGCCCAGCCTCTTGGCTCGATGAAATGGACCATCCTCCTTTCTAG